The Aedes albopictus strain Foshan chromosome 2, AalbF5, whole genome shotgun sequence region aactaccacagcttggcaagacaaagtgcgccgggacagctagtgtattATATTAACAGACTTTTGCGGTGGTTGAACTGGTTTGTGTTCTTTACCAAAAATTCATCATTTATTCATCAGCAGCTACTTAGTGCTCTAACAAGGTACAAATTCAATAGGGgggttcacttaacagcgtaaactgattaaacgtcgcgatcacaaaggcaatctttgattaattcattcgcaaaatcaagaaacatttaaaataagcagaaaatcatggcttacgcagcaatttaatcagattagtgagtacccctaatattacCAAATTCTTTGAAAGCTAGTCTTTGCCCCTGATAGTATAGATGACTGCTCCATATATTTACTgtaagcttttctcaaaattggacctctgtgtgaATAAGTTTTAAATTCGAAAGTAAGCCTTGAACGAATGAAAATGAGATGCTTTGATGCTTCTGTAATCCGTTAGTTTGAGAATATTTATCCTATTTTCGGTTCTTGATGTTGAGTTGGAGTAATCAAAACGGCCATCGTTGTCTGATCGGTTCGGGTAAGGTTTAATAAGTGAATAAGTGATGGACTCGCCTACTCCGACCACTCATTTCGCGCAAAAGTGGAAGCAGTtgtttatagggcactgcactgttttgattttgtatgggattttgacgtttcgtggccttgttgtttacaacatttctgtaggagtgaaagagaagaagataatttcatgcactgccctataacaTTCTGACCGCTTGACACGTGACCGTTACTGGAGTTCTAGGGTATTTATATTGTACGAGACGTCCCCATTCTATGACTTCAATGtttaggtcggactcgattatctggaGTCAGGGTTTGAAGCTTCCCAAAAATATATCAGAGGAACGGCACGCTCTCcagagctgaaattttgactgattacttatCAAAGGACTGGCTTGATTAAATGTCCAAATTTCAGCTTAACACAACATTACGTTATCTAATATATGTTTGGAAAGCCTCAGAAccagactccggataatcgagtccgacctgtagaacCTGTAGAATTTGATAATCACATCAACTTTCAATAACGCTACACAGTACGCATGGCTTCTTTAATGCTTGTATTACATATCTGATATACTGCAAGTATTAATATTAACAAGAAAAATGTTAGAGGCAACAAGTtctattattttgaattttctttTAATGAATGGCTGTTTATGGCATTATAGCACTGTATGCAAACATGGTCAAAAGATACGATAATGCACATAAGGGAACAAAACTGCATTTGTCAAGTCATCCTTCGATGAGTGTTTTATGAACACAATTATGCATGAAAGTTGAACCCATTACAAGCCCTTAAggacggacgggacggtcgggtaaatatccgccattgctctgttgctactaagatggtaatctcagattctacttcatattttgcaacaaaaacctatcattgtgtatgctcacttgcactgcacatgctgattgtttttcatcatcttcagtgcaatagaactcgagattaccatcatcaaaatcgcgaggcaaattgttagaaagagaggcaagataggaaaaataacacggcgtcccgtttcaccttaaactaGCTCAACACTCAAAATGTAGCCAGTAGAGCTGATATTCGTATACTTTGTCAAGAATACTTATTTTCAACGTCTCGTCTCGTCTGGTCGAGTCTATTATGAAaatcataaagaaaaaaaaaacagtaccgtcaaggcgccattcaccgtgtgccttcgaatattttttcaatatttccatattatgattgaatgatatgacaatttcccttcaatttcaccaatacaacattgtattggtgaaattgaagggaaattgtcatatcattcaatcataatatggaaataatgaaaaaatattcgaaggcacacggtgaatggtgcccccatggtgaatggcgccttgacggtacttacTTTACTTATGACTCTGTTTACAGATTTAGTTATTATTACCTTTGAATTGACACAAATTAGTAGCTCATTTACCCCAGCAACACTGCCATCCGCGTGGAAGCCCCAAGCTGTTATTTTCCCATGTCGGACAGTCTCCTCCTTGCTGTTCTCTTCTTTCTGTTACTCCGCACGACCACCAACAACCCGCCtcggccagccagccagccggtGGTAAATCGTCGTCACGCGGTAGCTTCGATCGCTTGCCGATTCAGAACAAAATACCCACCAACCAACCCTCCTGGTGGTACCGCACGCGACAGCAACGACGACGGTTAGCCGATGGAAAACGAAAATAATAATAATGCCCCATTCGAAAGATCTTCGGTGGGGAGGTGAAGGGACAAAGGCGGAGCCACTAGGAGATTGTACTAAGAGCGATCAGCTGAATTGATTCTGCGCCACGCCGCCGTCGATCGGTCGGCGCTTTGGGTCGACGCAGAGGTAAGGCTTACTATTCGTTCTTATTCGCGCTACCCTACGGCTATGCCCGCCGCCGCTCTCTCTGGTAGGGGGTGGTGGAGGTTCGTTCTCTCGTAGCTCCACACGCGGCGGCGGTGATATGCGGCGTGTTCTTAATCTGGTATTTGCACTAGTCGTGCGGCGTCCGCGTCTTTTGTTTGGGTGTGTGTGCGCGCGCGCGAGTGCACTAGCATGTGTCACCTTCCCTCGGCCAGAACTTCGCGGTGCAGAGTTCAGAAGGGTACCCCAACAACCGTCGAGATTTTCCAACTACCTATAAATAGTCAGGATCAAAGCTCCGaaaagcattccagttcagtGTCTCCAAGTGTAACAAAGCCTCAGCAGCTTTCGTGAATTTTTCTTCTCACAAAAACAGAAAACCAAAACCACATCAAAATGTACAAGTTCGTGAGTTGAAGTTCCAAGTGTCCTGAAGAGTGATCTCAGAACGCGTCACAGTGACGAGAATAGTGAAGTGATCTAAAATCGAAATTCCCGTTTTCCCGTTCCAGTTGGCTCTCCCTCTGTTCTTCGCCGCCGTCTCGGCTGGATACCTCGGAGCTCCTCTGGCCTACAGCGCCCCAGCCTACGCCCCAGCTGCCTATGCCCCAGCTGCCTACGCCCACGCTCCTCTGGCCGCTGCCTACCATGCCCCTCTGGCCTACCACGCTCCAGTCGTGAAGAGCATCGCCGCCCCAGTTGCCTACCATGCCCCAGTCGTTAAGGCCGTCGCTCCATTGGCCACCTCGTACGCCAACACCTACAAGGTAAGTGCCGTCGTCGCCACTGCTGTCGGCCGAAGGATCTACTAGGCACTAGTGTTTCTCCGGTGGGATGTTGTGGATTGTGTGCCATGAAGTTGACAGGGTAATTACCCTTTGTCGCATACTGGATCGAGGGAGCTTTGTGCTGTTGTAACCCACCCGATTGAAAAGGGCACTTCAGTACCGCAGATGCTGTGTAGTATTCTAATGGTTCTATTAAGCCTTGTGTTTGCTAGAGTCACGATTTAATTGTGCTAGCTGTGGGAACTACTGTGCTGGGGGCATAGGTTTTCCTAGAGATGTGGGAAAGGTCAAGTAGTGCACCTGGGCGAGGGAAAATCACTCATGTGAATATTCAACGTTGGATGCATTTACCCTATGAATGTATGAAAAATCATACAGAATAAATTGTTTTCGAATGTTATATTCACTTCTAGAGAAAGTGAGTAtggaaatatttcaatttttgtctTCAAGAAATAAtgactcgaaaacggtttgttggattgacaTGATGTTTGCTAGAAGTAAttcattttcaattttccaaacaTCTTTCTCATCGATTATTTTTATATAGATAAATGACTACCAGCCTTTAATTTTGTCAAGTAGCCCAGGATAGTTAAATGCTGCTtgcttattttttcaatgtttttacaTCGATTTCTAAAACAggcaaataaaaacaatttttgagatttgtgATATCAAAGATGAACTCTTCATACAATTTACAATGAAAAACTATACATTTTTATTTCGTATACCCAGCCATATTTATGTTacagcaaatttgaaaaaaaaaaaaaaatagagtttGACAAATGCTATTCCAGACGGTCTGAAAATCTACATATCTGAGAAATAATTGATCCTTTCttataaaaacagtagaagagtAAAAAAACACAATTACACAGTTCCatatatttttcacattttttttacttttttgaaTTCGCTGTTCTTTAAGTATAATTgggtaaagcaaaaaaaaaaatacattcttttttattggaacttgTTTGAAGAACccattttatacaaaaaaaaaacactaaaattg contains the following coding sequences:
- the LOC115265285 gene encoding cuticle protein 10.6, translated to MYKFLALPLFFAAVSAGYLGAPLAYSAPAYAPAAYAPAAYAHAPLAAAYHAPLAYHAPVVKSIAAPVAYHAPVVKAVAPLATSYANTYKVSVKAPVAYAAPAYAAPAYHAPAVVAHAPVVAAPAYAHAYAAPAYAHGYLH